One window of Centropristis striata isolate RG_2023a ecotype Rhode Island chromosome 21, C.striata_1.0, whole genome shotgun sequence genomic DNA carries:
- the rnf157 gene encoding E3 ubiquitin ligase RNF157 isoform X7 — MGALTSRQNIGVEEVDIPSSSVYRYPPKSGSYFASHFIMGGEKFDSTHPEGYLFGENTDLNFLGTRPVAFPYAAPPPQEPVKTLRSLINIRKDTLRLVRCSEDLKLPGDEAAGKNRACYNVEFTFDADTQVAITIYYQAIEEFHNGVPVYLPQDSSLQSETVHFKRGVCQQFCLPSHTVNLSEWADEELLFDMDKEVFPMVVQAVVDEGEEHLGHSHILLATFEKHMDGSYCVKPLKQKQVVDGVSYLLQEIYGIENKYNSQESKVADDEISDNSAECVVCLSDVRDTLILPCRHLCLCNACADTLRYQANCCPICRLPFRALLQIRAMRKKLSPLSPTSFNPVITSQTSDSEEHSASEHIPPGYEVVSLLEALNGPLSTSVVNPPPLHSGPSHVSGTLPPYSSEPHPAPARSLSPLDHSNSSQGLKLKKSGSKSLSQNSSVLPEEEDEKSCSESEACRHKLAVDQQESGVTPDSENLTLSSSGAIDHSSCTGTPLSSTITSPEDPVSSSLVQSVMSMASSHSQHSHISTDTMSSMSGSYLAGAEGEAGGDEGGDDAEGEENQDAPMESRGPSQQDGEFSNEPKEQNYSVGVEEQDSEGNDVTEEDCSSPSNGKDEESCPVHIED, encoded by the exons ATGGGAGCTTTAACAAGCAGGCAAAACATAGGCGTGGAAGAAGTGGACATTCCGTCCAGTTCGGTGTACCGATATCCGCCGAAATCTG gGAGTTACTTCGCCAGCCATTTCATCATGGGGGGAGAGAAGTTTGACTCCACCCATCCGGAGGGTTACCTGTTTGGGGAAAACACAGACCTTAACTTCCTGGGAACCAGACCTGTGGCG tTCCCGTACGCAGCCCCTCCACCTCAGGAACCAGTAAAGACGTTAAGAAGCCTTATAAACATCCGTAAGGACACGCTGCGGCTTGTACG GTGCAGCGAGGACCTGAAGCTGCCGGGTGACGAGGCGGCGGGGAAGAACCGGGCCTGCTACAACGTAGAGTTCACTTTCGATGCTGACACACAGGTGGCCATAACGATCTACTACCAGGCCATAGAGGAGTTTCACAATGGAGTGCCAGt TTACCTGCCCCAGGACAGCTCCCTGCAGTCTGAGACGGTGCACTTCAAGAGGGGAGTGTGTCAGCAGTTCTGTCTGCCCTCACACACCGTGAACCTCAGCGAGTGGGCCGACGAGGAG CTGCTGTTTGACATGGACAAGGAGGTTTTCCCCATGGTGGTGCAGGCTGTCGTGGATGAGGGGGAAG AGCATTTGGGGCACTCTCACATACTGCTGGCTACATTTGAAAAG CACATGGACGGGAGCTACTGCGTGAAGCCTCTGAAGCAGAAACAAGTG GTGGATGGAGTGAGTTATCTACTGCAGGAGATCTATGGGATAGAGAACAAATACAACAGCCAAGAATCAAAG GTTGCTGACGATGAGATCAGTGACAACAGCGCtgagtgtgtggtgtgtttgtCAGATGTGCGAGACACTCTCATCCTGCCGTGCAGACACCTGTGTCTCTGCAACGCCTGCGCAGACACTCTGCGCTACCAGGCCAACTGCTGCCCCATCTGTAGACTGC CATTCAGAGCTCTGCTGCAGATCCGAGCCATGAGGAAGAAACTCAGCCCTCTGTCACCCACCAGCTTTAACCCCGTCATCACTTCACAGACATCTGACTCGGAGGAACACTCG GCGTCGGAGCACATCCCTCCAGGCTACGAGGTTGTGTCTCTGCTGGAGGCGTTAAACGGACCTCTGAGCACCTCCGTGGTGaatcctcctcctctgcactCCGGTCCCAGCCACGTATCCGGAACGCTGCCCCCGTACAGCAGCGAGCCTCACCCGGCACCGGCCCGCTCCCTCTCCCCTCTCGACCACTCCAACTCCAGTCAGGGACTCAAACTAAAGAAGAGTGGCTCAAA GTCACTTTCCCAGAATTCCTCTGTGCTtcctgaggaggaggatgagaagTCCTGCAGTGAATCAGAGGCTTGTCGCCACAAACTTGCCGTGGACCAGCAggag AGCGGAGTGACTCCAGACAGCGAGAACTTGACTCTCTCCTCATCCGGAGCCATCGACCACTCGTCCTGCACAGGAACCCCGCTCTCCTCCACCATCACCTCCCCTGAAG ACCCAGTGAGCAGCAGCCTGGTCCAGTCAGTGATGTCCATGGCCTCGTCCCACTCGCAGCACTCCCACATCAGCACTGACACCATGTCCTCCATGTCAGGGTCCTACCTGGCCGGGGCCGAAGGCGAAGCCGGGGGGGACGAGGGGGGAGACGACGCCGAGGGCGAGGAGAACCAGGACGCCCCCATGGAGAGCCGAGGACCGTCGCAGCAAGACGGG GAGTTTTCCAACGAGCCAAAGGAACAAAACTACTCAGTGGGTGTCGAGGAGCAGGACTCAGAG GGGAACGATGTGACTGAAGAGGACTGCTCCTCCCCGTCTAATGGGAAAG ATGAGGAGTCGTGCCCAGTGCACATTGAGGACTAG
- the rnf157 gene encoding E3 ubiquitin ligase RNF157 isoform X3 translates to MGALTSRQNIGVEEVDIPSSSVYRYPPKSGSYFASHFIMGGEKFDSTHPEGYLFGENTDLNFLGTRPVAFPYAAPPPQEPVKTLRSLINIRKDTLRLVRCSEDLKLPGDEAAGKNRACYNVEFTFDADTQVAITIYYQAIEEFHNGVPVYLPQDSSLQSETVHFKRGVCQQFCLPSHTVNLSEWADEELLFDMDKEVFPMVVQAVVDEGEEHLGHSHILLATFEKHMDGSYCVKPLKQKQVVDGVSYLLQEIYGIENKYNSQESKVADDEISDNSAECVVCLSDVRDTLILPCRHLCLCNACADTLRYQANCCPICRLPFRALLQIRAMRKKLSPLSPTSFNPVITSQTSDSEEHSASEHIPPGYEVVSLLEALNGPLSTSVVNPPPLHSGPSHVSGTLPPYSSEPHPAPARSLSPLDHSNSSQGLKLKKSGSKSLSQNSSVLPEEEDEKSCSESEACRHKLAVDQQESGVTPDSENLTLSSSGAIDHSSCTGTPLSSTITSPEDPVSSSLVQSVMSMASSHSQHSHISTDTMSSMSGSYLAGAEGEAGGDEGGDDAEGEENQDAPMESRGPSQQDGEFSNEPKEQNYSVGVEEQDSEGNDVTEEDCSSPSNGKGLMYLGGYRPVLEPLPHHTSTSNINLEEQGAENRDGQSPKHPRRGPLIV, encoded by the exons ATGGGAGCTTTAACAAGCAGGCAAAACATAGGCGTGGAAGAAGTGGACATTCCGTCCAGTTCGGTGTACCGATATCCGCCGAAATCTG gGAGTTACTTCGCCAGCCATTTCATCATGGGGGGAGAGAAGTTTGACTCCACCCATCCGGAGGGTTACCTGTTTGGGGAAAACACAGACCTTAACTTCCTGGGAACCAGACCTGTGGCG tTCCCGTACGCAGCCCCTCCACCTCAGGAACCAGTAAAGACGTTAAGAAGCCTTATAAACATCCGTAAGGACACGCTGCGGCTTGTACG GTGCAGCGAGGACCTGAAGCTGCCGGGTGACGAGGCGGCGGGGAAGAACCGGGCCTGCTACAACGTAGAGTTCACTTTCGATGCTGACACACAGGTGGCCATAACGATCTACTACCAGGCCATAGAGGAGTTTCACAATGGAGTGCCAGt TTACCTGCCCCAGGACAGCTCCCTGCAGTCTGAGACGGTGCACTTCAAGAGGGGAGTGTGTCAGCAGTTCTGTCTGCCCTCACACACCGTGAACCTCAGCGAGTGGGCCGACGAGGAG CTGCTGTTTGACATGGACAAGGAGGTTTTCCCCATGGTGGTGCAGGCTGTCGTGGATGAGGGGGAAG AGCATTTGGGGCACTCTCACATACTGCTGGCTACATTTGAAAAG CACATGGACGGGAGCTACTGCGTGAAGCCTCTGAAGCAGAAACAAGTG GTGGATGGAGTGAGTTATCTACTGCAGGAGATCTATGGGATAGAGAACAAATACAACAGCCAAGAATCAAAG GTTGCTGACGATGAGATCAGTGACAACAGCGCtgagtgtgtggtgtgtttgtCAGATGTGCGAGACACTCTCATCCTGCCGTGCAGACACCTGTGTCTCTGCAACGCCTGCGCAGACACTCTGCGCTACCAGGCCAACTGCTGCCCCATCTGTAGACTGC CATTCAGAGCTCTGCTGCAGATCCGAGCCATGAGGAAGAAACTCAGCCCTCTGTCACCCACCAGCTTTAACCCCGTCATCACTTCACAGACATCTGACTCGGAGGAACACTCG GCGTCGGAGCACATCCCTCCAGGCTACGAGGTTGTGTCTCTGCTGGAGGCGTTAAACGGACCTCTGAGCACCTCCGTGGTGaatcctcctcctctgcactCCGGTCCCAGCCACGTATCCGGAACGCTGCCCCCGTACAGCAGCGAGCCTCACCCGGCACCGGCCCGCTCCCTCTCCCCTCTCGACCACTCCAACTCCAGTCAGGGACTCAAACTAAAGAAGAGTGGCTCAAA GTCACTTTCCCAGAATTCCTCTGTGCTtcctgaggaggaggatgagaagTCCTGCAGTGAATCAGAGGCTTGTCGCCACAAACTTGCCGTGGACCAGCAggag AGCGGAGTGACTCCAGACAGCGAGAACTTGACTCTCTCCTCATCCGGAGCCATCGACCACTCGTCCTGCACAGGAACCCCGCTCTCCTCCACCATCACCTCCCCTGAAG ACCCAGTGAGCAGCAGCCTGGTCCAGTCAGTGATGTCCATGGCCTCGTCCCACTCGCAGCACTCCCACATCAGCACTGACACCATGTCCTCCATGTCAGGGTCCTACCTGGCCGGGGCCGAAGGCGAAGCCGGGGGGGACGAGGGGGGAGACGACGCCGAGGGCGAGGAGAACCAGGACGCCCCCATGGAGAGCCGAGGACCGTCGCAGCAAGACGGG GAGTTTTCCAACGAGCCAAAGGAACAAAACTACTCAGTGGGTGTCGAGGAGCAGGACTCAGAG GGGAACGATGTGACTGAAGAGGACTGCTCCTCCCCGTCTAATGGGAAAG GTCTTATGTACCTCGGGGGCTACAGGCCTGTTCTGGAGCCCCTCCCCCACCACACCTCCACCAGCAACATCAACCTGGAGGAGCAGGGTGCTGAGAACAGGGACGGCCAGAGTCCTAAACATCCACGCCGCGGACCACTCAttgtgtaa
- the rnf157 gene encoding E3 ubiquitin ligase RNF157 isoform X2 — MGALTSRQNIGVEEVDIPSSSVYRYPPKSGSYFASHFIMGGEKFDSTHPEGYLFGENTDLNFLGTRPVAFPYAAPPPQEPVKTLRSLINIRKDTLRLVRCSEDLKLPGDEAAGKNRACYNVEFTFDADTQVAITIYYQAIEEFHNGVPVYLPQDSSLQSETVHFKRGVCQQFCLPSHTVNLSEWADEELLFDMDKEVFPMVVQAVVDEGEEHLGHSHILLATFEKHMDGSYCVKPLKQKQVVDGVSYLLQEIYGIENKYNSQESKVADDEISDNSAECVVCLSDVRDTLILPCRHLCLCNACADTLRYQANCCPICRLPFRALLQIRAMRKKLSPLSPTSFNPVITSQTSDSEEHSASEHIPPGYEVVSLLEALNGPLSTSVVNPPPLHSGPSHVSGTLPPYSSEPHPAPARSLSPLDHSNSSQGLKLKKSGSKSLSQNSSVLPEEEDEKSCSESEACRHKLAVDQQESGVTPDSENLTLSSSGAIDHSSCTGTPLSSTITSPEDPVSSSLVQSVMSMASSHSQHSHISTDTMSSMSGSYLAGAEGEAGGDEGGDDAEGEENQDAPMESRGPSQQDGEFSNEPKEQNYSVGVEEQDSEGNDVTEEDCSSPSNGKDGAVPFKMHVMLADSTTTCSIRTGLNGFSYSMCAPEPRPTSQKRARRDIL; from the exons ATGGGAGCTTTAACAAGCAGGCAAAACATAGGCGTGGAAGAAGTGGACATTCCGTCCAGTTCGGTGTACCGATATCCGCCGAAATCTG gGAGTTACTTCGCCAGCCATTTCATCATGGGGGGAGAGAAGTTTGACTCCACCCATCCGGAGGGTTACCTGTTTGGGGAAAACACAGACCTTAACTTCCTGGGAACCAGACCTGTGGCG tTCCCGTACGCAGCCCCTCCACCTCAGGAACCAGTAAAGACGTTAAGAAGCCTTATAAACATCCGTAAGGACACGCTGCGGCTTGTACG GTGCAGCGAGGACCTGAAGCTGCCGGGTGACGAGGCGGCGGGGAAGAACCGGGCCTGCTACAACGTAGAGTTCACTTTCGATGCTGACACACAGGTGGCCATAACGATCTACTACCAGGCCATAGAGGAGTTTCACAATGGAGTGCCAGt TTACCTGCCCCAGGACAGCTCCCTGCAGTCTGAGACGGTGCACTTCAAGAGGGGAGTGTGTCAGCAGTTCTGTCTGCCCTCACACACCGTGAACCTCAGCGAGTGGGCCGACGAGGAG CTGCTGTTTGACATGGACAAGGAGGTTTTCCCCATGGTGGTGCAGGCTGTCGTGGATGAGGGGGAAG AGCATTTGGGGCACTCTCACATACTGCTGGCTACATTTGAAAAG CACATGGACGGGAGCTACTGCGTGAAGCCTCTGAAGCAGAAACAAGTG GTGGATGGAGTGAGTTATCTACTGCAGGAGATCTATGGGATAGAGAACAAATACAACAGCCAAGAATCAAAG GTTGCTGACGATGAGATCAGTGACAACAGCGCtgagtgtgtggtgtgtttgtCAGATGTGCGAGACACTCTCATCCTGCCGTGCAGACACCTGTGTCTCTGCAACGCCTGCGCAGACACTCTGCGCTACCAGGCCAACTGCTGCCCCATCTGTAGACTGC CATTCAGAGCTCTGCTGCAGATCCGAGCCATGAGGAAGAAACTCAGCCCTCTGTCACCCACCAGCTTTAACCCCGTCATCACTTCACAGACATCTGACTCGGAGGAACACTCG GCGTCGGAGCACATCCCTCCAGGCTACGAGGTTGTGTCTCTGCTGGAGGCGTTAAACGGACCTCTGAGCACCTCCGTGGTGaatcctcctcctctgcactCCGGTCCCAGCCACGTATCCGGAACGCTGCCCCCGTACAGCAGCGAGCCTCACCCGGCACCGGCCCGCTCCCTCTCCCCTCTCGACCACTCCAACTCCAGTCAGGGACTCAAACTAAAGAAGAGTGGCTCAAA GTCACTTTCCCAGAATTCCTCTGTGCTtcctgaggaggaggatgagaagTCCTGCAGTGAATCAGAGGCTTGTCGCCACAAACTTGCCGTGGACCAGCAggag AGCGGAGTGACTCCAGACAGCGAGAACTTGACTCTCTCCTCATCCGGAGCCATCGACCACTCGTCCTGCACAGGAACCCCGCTCTCCTCCACCATCACCTCCCCTGAAG ACCCAGTGAGCAGCAGCCTGGTCCAGTCAGTGATGTCCATGGCCTCGTCCCACTCGCAGCACTCCCACATCAGCACTGACACCATGTCCTCCATGTCAGGGTCCTACCTGGCCGGGGCCGAAGGCGAAGCCGGGGGGGACGAGGGGGGAGACGACGCCGAGGGCGAGGAGAACCAGGACGCCCCCATGGAGAGCCGAGGACCGTCGCAGCAAGACGGG GAGTTTTCCAACGAGCCAAAGGAACAAAACTACTCAGTGGGTGTCGAGGAGCAGGACTCAGAG GGGAACGATGTGACTGAAGAGGACTGCTCCTCCCCGTCTAATGGGAAAG ATGGGGCAGTCCCTTTCAAAATGCACGTGATGTTGGCTGACTCCACCACAACATGCAGCATCAGGACCGGACTGAATGGCTTCTCATACAGCATGTGTGCACCAGAACCTCGGCCCACTTCACA GAAACGAGCACGTAGAGACATCCTGTGA
- the rnf157 gene encoding E3 ubiquitin ligase RNF157 isoform X4, protein MGALTSRQNIGVEEVDIPSSSVYRYPPKSGSYFASHFIMGGEKFDSTHPEGYLFGENTDLNFLGTRPVAFPYAAPPPQEPVKTLRSLINIRKDTLRLVRCSEDLKLPGDEAAGKNRACYNVEFTFDADTQVAITIYYQAIEEFHNGVPVYLPQDSSLQSETVHFKRGVCQQFCLPSHTVNLSEWADEELLFDMDKEVFPMVVQAVVDEGEEHLGHSHILLATFEKHMDGSYCVKPLKQKQVVDGVSYLLQEIYGIENKYNSQESKVADDEISDNSAECVVCLSDVRDTLILPCRHLCLCNACADTLRYQANCCPICRLPFRALLQIRAMRKKLSPLSPTSFNPVITSQTSDSEEHSASEHIPPGYEVVSLLEALNGPLSTSVVNPPPLHSGPSHVSGTLPPYSSEPHPAPARSLSPLDHSNSSQGLKLKKSGSKSLSQNSSVLPEEEDEKSCSESEACRHKLAVDQQESGVTPDSENLTLSSSGAIDHSSCTGTPLSSTITSPEDPVSSSLVQSVMSMASSHSQHSHISTDTMSSMSGSYLAGAEGEAGGDEGGDDAEGEENQDAPMESRGPSQQDGEFSNEPKEQNYSVGVEEQDSEGNDVTEEDCSSPSNGKGGRSRCPELANNNQGVALCDTPSLGLDNEQAPDSRFADEESCPVHIED, encoded by the exons ATGGGAGCTTTAACAAGCAGGCAAAACATAGGCGTGGAAGAAGTGGACATTCCGTCCAGTTCGGTGTACCGATATCCGCCGAAATCTG gGAGTTACTTCGCCAGCCATTTCATCATGGGGGGAGAGAAGTTTGACTCCACCCATCCGGAGGGTTACCTGTTTGGGGAAAACACAGACCTTAACTTCCTGGGAACCAGACCTGTGGCG tTCCCGTACGCAGCCCCTCCACCTCAGGAACCAGTAAAGACGTTAAGAAGCCTTATAAACATCCGTAAGGACACGCTGCGGCTTGTACG GTGCAGCGAGGACCTGAAGCTGCCGGGTGACGAGGCGGCGGGGAAGAACCGGGCCTGCTACAACGTAGAGTTCACTTTCGATGCTGACACACAGGTGGCCATAACGATCTACTACCAGGCCATAGAGGAGTTTCACAATGGAGTGCCAGt TTACCTGCCCCAGGACAGCTCCCTGCAGTCTGAGACGGTGCACTTCAAGAGGGGAGTGTGTCAGCAGTTCTGTCTGCCCTCACACACCGTGAACCTCAGCGAGTGGGCCGACGAGGAG CTGCTGTTTGACATGGACAAGGAGGTTTTCCCCATGGTGGTGCAGGCTGTCGTGGATGAGGGGGAAG AGCATTTGGGGCACTCTCACATACTGCTGGCTACATTTGAAAAG CACATGGACGGGAGCTACTGCGTGAAGCCTCTGAAGCAGAAACAAGTG GTGGATGGAGTGAGTTATCTACTGCAGGAGATCTATGGGATAGAGAACAAATACAACAGCCAAGAATCAAAG GTTGCTGACGATGAGATCAGTGACAACAGCGCtgagtgtgtggtgtgtttgtCAGATGTGCGAGACACTCTCATCCTGCCGTGCAGACACCTGTGTCTCTGCAACGCCTGCGCAGACACTCTGCGCTACCAGGCCAACTGCTGCCCCATCTGTAGACTGC CATTCAGAGCTCTGCTGCAGATCCGAGCCATGAGGAAGAAACTCAGCCCTCTGTCACCCACCAGCTTTAACCCCGTCATCACTTCACAGACATCTGACTCGGAGGAACACTCG GCGTCGGAGCACATCCCTCCAGGCTACGAGGTTGTGTCTCTGCTGGAGGCGTTAAACGGACCTCTGAGCACCTCCGTGGTGaatcctcctcctctgcactCCGGTCCCAGCCACGTATCCGGAACGCTGCCCCCGTACAGCAGCGAGCCTCACCCGGCACCGGCCCGCTCCCTCTCCCCTCTCGACCACTCCAACTCCAGTCAGGGACTCAAACTAAAGAAGAGTGGCTCAAA GTCACTTTCCCAGAATTCCTCTGTGCTtcctgaggaggaggatgagaagTCCTGCAGTGAATCAGAGGCTTGTCGCCACAAACTTGCCGTGGACCAGCAggag AGCGGAGTGACTCCAGACAGCGAGAACTTGACTCTCTCCTCATCCGGAGCCATCGACCACTCGTCCTGCACAGGAACCCCGCTCTCCTCCACCATCACCTCCCCTGAAG ACCCAGTGAGCAGCAGCCTGGTCCAGTCAGTGATGTCCATGGCCTCGTCCCACTCGCAGCACTCCCACATCAGCACTGACACCATGTCCTCCATGTCAGGGTCCTACCTGGCCGGGGCCGAAGGCGAAGCCGGGGGGGACGAGGGGGGAGACGACGCCGAGGGCGAGGAGAACCAGGACGCCCCCATGGAGAGCCGAGGACCGTCGCAGCAAGACGGG GAGTTTTCCAACGAGCCAAAGGAACAAAACTACTCAGTGGGTGTCGAGGAGCAGGACTCAGAG GGGAACGATGTGACTGAAGAGGACTGCTCCTCCCCGTCTAATGGGAAAG GTGGGCGGAGCAGGTGTCCAGAGTTGGCCAATAACAATCAGGGCGTCGCCCTCTGTGACACGCCCTCTTTGGGGCTGGATAATGAGCAGGCTCCCGACAGCCGATTCGCCG ATGAGGAGTCGTGCCCAGTGCACATTGAGGACTAG
- the rnf157 gene encoding E3 ubiquitin ligase RNF157 isoform X6 translates to MGALTSRQNIGVEEVDIPSSSVYRYPPKSGSYFASHFIMGGEKFDSTHPEGYLFGENTDLNFLGTRPVAFPYAAPPPQEPVKTLRSLINIRKDTLRLVRCSEDLKLPGDEAAGKNRACYNVEFTFDADTQVAITIYYQAIEEFHNGVPVYLPQDSSLQSETVHFKRGVCQQFCLPSHTVNLSEWADEELLFDMDKEVFPMVVQAVVDEGEEHLGHSHILLATFEKHMDGSYCVKPLKQKQVVDGVSYLLQEIYGIENKYNSQESKVADDEISDNSAECVVCLSDVRDTLILPCRHLCLCNACADTLRYQANCCPICRLPFRALLQIRAMRKKLSPLSPTSFNPVITSQTSDSEEHSASEHIPPGYEVVSLLEALNGPLSTSVVNPPPLHSGPSHVSGTLPPYSSEPHPAPARSLSPLDHSNSSQGLKLKKSGSKSLSQNSSVLPEEEDEKSCSESEACRHKLAVDQQESGVTPDSENLTLSSSGAIDHSSCTGTPLSSTITSPEDPVSSSLVQSVMSMASSHSQHSHISTDTMSSMSGSYLAGAEGEAGGDEGGDDAEGEENQDAPMESRGPSQQDGEFSNEPKEQNYSVGVEEQDSEGNDVTEEDCSSPSNGKGILCQMLSSRWGSPFQNARDVG, encoded by the exons ATGGGAGCTTTAACAAGCAGGCAAAACATAGGCGTGGAAGAAGTGGACATTCCGTCCAGTTCGGTGTACCGATATCCGCCGAAATCTG gGAGTTACTTCGCCAGCCATTTCATCATGGGGGGAGAGAAGTTTGACTCCACCCATCCGGAGGGTTACCTGTTTGGGGAAAACACAGACCTTAACTTCCTGGGAACCAGACCTGTGGCG tTCCCGTACGCAGCCCCTCCACCTCAGGAACCAGTAAAGACGTTAAGAAGCCTTATAAACATCCGTAAGGACACGCTGCGGCTTGTACG GTGCAGCGAGGACCTGAAGCTGCCGGGTGACGAGGCGGCGGGGAAGAACCGGGCCTGCTACAACGTAGAGTTCACTTTCGATGCTGACACACAGGTGGCCATAACGATCTACTACCAGGCCATAGAGGAGTTTCACAATGGAGTGCCAGt TTACCTGCCCCAGGACAGCTCCCTGCAGTCTGAGACGGTGCACTTCAAGAGGGGAGTGTGTCAGCAGTTCTGTCTGCCCTCACACACCGTGAACCTCAGCGAGTGGGCCGACGAGGAG CTGCTGTTTGACATGGACAAGGAGGTTTTCCCCATGGTGGTGCAGGCTGTCGTGGATGAGGGGGAAG AGCATTTGGGGCACTCTCACATACTGCTGGCTACATTTGAAAAG CACATGGACGGGAGCTACTGCGTGAAGCCTCTGAAGCAGAAACAAGTG GTGGATGGAGTGAGTTATCTACTGCAGGAGATCTATGGGATAGAGAACAAATACAACAGCCAAGAATCAAAG GTTGCTGACGATGAGATCAGTGACAACAGCGCtgagtgtgtggtgtgtttgtCAGATGTGCGAGACACTCTCATCCTGCCGTGCAGACACCTGTGTCTCTGCAACGCCTGCGCAGACACTCTGCGCTACCAGGCCAACTGCTGCCCCATCTGTAGACTGC CATTCAGAGCTCTGCTGCAGATCCGAGCCATGAGGAAGAAACTCAGCCCTCTGTCACCCACCAGCTTTAACCCCGTCATCACTTCACAGACATCTGACTCGGAGGAACACTCG GCGTCGGAGCACATCCCTCCAGGCTACGAGGTTGTGTCTCTGCTGGAGGCGTTAAACGGACCTCTGAGCACCTCCGTGGTGaatcctcctcctctgcactCCGGTCCCAGCCACGTATCCGGAACGCTGCCCCCGTACAGCAGCGAGCCTCACCCGGCACCGGCCCGCTCCCTCTCCCCTCTCGACCACTCCAACTCCAGTCAGGGACTCAAACTAAAGAAGAGTGGCTCAAA GTCACTTTCCCAGAATTCCTCTGTGCTtcctgaggaggaggatgagaagTCCTGCAGTGAATCAGAGGCTTGTCGCCACAAACTTGCCGTGGACCAGCAggag AGCGGAGTGACTCCAGACAGCGAGAACTTGACTCTCTCCTCATCCGGAGCCATCGACCACTCGTCCTGCACAGGAACCCCGCTCTCCTCCACCATCACCTCCCCTGAAG ACCCAGTGAGCAGCAGCCTGGTCCAGTCAGTGATGTCCATGGCCTCGTCCCACTCGCAGCACTCCCACATCAGCACTGACACCATGTCCTCCATGTCAGGGTCCTACCTGGCCGGGGCCGAAGGCGAAGCCGGGGGGGACGAGGGGGGAGACGACGCCGAGGGCGAGGAGAACCAGGACGCCCCCATGGAGAGCCGAGGACCGTCGCAGCAAGACGGG GAGTTTTCCAACGAGCCAAAGGAACAAAACTACTCAGTGGGTGTCGAGGAGCAGGACTCAGAG GGGAACGATGTGACTGAAGAGGACTGCTCCTCCCCGTCTAATGGGAAAG ggatCCTATGTCAGATGTTGTCCTCTAGATGGGGCAGTCCCTTTCAAAATGCACGTGATGTTGGCTGA